The following coding sequences are from one Eleginops maclovinus isolate JMC-PN-2008 ecotype Puerto Natales chromosome 11, JC_Emac_rtc_rv5, whole genome shotgun sequence window:
- the rad50 gene encoding DNA repair protein RAD50 isoform X1 → MSKIDKMSILGVRSFGIEDKDKQVISFFTPLTVLVGPNGAGKTTIIECLKYATAGDLPPGSKGAAFVHDPKDAHETDVRAQIRLLFSDVNGEKVSIHRSMSCTQKAKNYTFKSLEQVITRIKDGEKVSLSSKCGELDREMISSLGVSKPVLNNVIFCHQEESNWPLSEGKALKDKFDSIFAATKYIKALDTMRLLRLKQTQTVKECQVELRYLKQNKEKAQQIRDTMASKEAQLMASKDNIQKVDGQIDPLENLLTDIEMKLGKVMKLDNEIQALDSRKKQMEEDNKELEETMEQVFQGSDEQLQENYQNHQRTVKDKERRLTDCQKELERAVRECQRLNRAKADLLVEQGRLQLESDRQNKNIKNRDTQVRSLSSSLEMEGYDRPPFTSLQLESFNRHVTLRLDQEKETVNQVMADLQEKEQQKQQSIDDMRDKKTGLERTVELKRDSQAKKQNELRNVRTELQRLEGSSSRLQELENELAKVERELESVVQSSNVEELKAEVVELQREKAELDRVQRQLDQEMGMLNTHTTARTQMDMLTKDKTEKEEQVRKIKSRHSEELVSLLGHFPNKRELEDWIYSKSKEINSTRDRLAKFNKDLASSEQNKSHVAAEVRKKEQQLASDEEKFFNVCGSQDLEQDLGKLREDLDKISKQRAMLAGATAVYTQFISQLTEEREPCCPVCQRTFPSDSDLQEVISDMQSKLRLVPDKLKNTETDLKRKERKREEMMALRPVRQSIVQFQEKDLPELRNRLQTVNRDIERLKGDVEEQETLLGILMSEEETAKACLQDISLMDRYLMDLKELERKIAQQSTKLQGVDLTRTIQQVSQEKQETQHKLDTTSSKMELKRKLIQDQQDQIQMLKSSVNETRAEKLQLSSDMQKQQQLEEQCVECTTEIQTLTRDIREAKEQLSPLSASLEKLQQEKLELVERRRQRQEEGHEKINGIKEKAKSISNLEKDIKKYVEDGKEEYKVQKDFELQETNTQLHEAEKHKEKITKEMGNIRQDIDTQKVQERWLQDNLTLRKRVEELKEVVAKREVLLKDIGNMQVLQLRQERRDADRKLEELKKNRSMAVGRQKGFEEEILHHRKELREDQYNKADERYKNKIIKMRTTELVIKDLNLYYKALDLTIMKFHSMKMDEINKIIRDLWRSTYRGQDIEYVEIRSDVDGNTSAEVRRRVYNYRVVMVKGETALDMRGRCSAGQKVLASLIIRLALAETFCLNCGILALDEPTTNLDRDNIESLAHALVEIIKSRSRQRNFQLLIITHDEDFVELLGRSSYIEHFYRIRKNQYQNSEITKCSITSLSTYLH, encoded by the exons ATGTCAAAGATAGACAAGATGAGCATCTTAGGGGTGAGGAGTTTTGGGATAGAGGATAAGGACAAACAAGTCATTTCTTTCTTCACTCCACTGACTGTGCTTGTTGGACCCAATGGAGCAGGGAAAACG acTATTATTGAGTGCCTTAAGTATGCAACAGCAGGAGACCTTCCACCTGGATCTAAAGGAGCTGCATTTGTTCATGATCCAAAG GACGCCCATGAGACAGATGTGCGAGCACAGATCCGTCTGTTATTCTCAGACGTCAACGGAGAGAAAGTGAGTATCCATCGCTCCATGTCCTGCACTCAGAAGGCAAAGAACTACACCTTTAAAAGCTTGGAGCAAGTCATTACCCGAATAAA AGATGGTGAGAAGGTGAGCTTGTCATCAAAGTGTGGCGAACTGGATCGGGAGATGATTTCTTCACTGGGAGTGTCAAAGCCTGTGCTGAATAATGTCATCTTTTGTCACCAAGAAGAGTCCAACTGGCCTCTTTCCGAGGGCAAAGCACTCAAAGACAAGTTTGACTCCATCTTCGCTGCAACCAA GTACATCAAAGCTCTGGATACAATGCGTCTGTTGCGTCTAAAACAAACTCAGACAGTGAAGGAGTGTCAGGTGGAGCTGCGCTACCTGAAGCAGAACAAGGAGAAAGCCCAGCAGATAAGAGACACCATGGCTTCCAAAGAGGCACAGCTGATGGCCTCTAAAGACAACATCCAGAAAGTAGATGGCCAGATTGATCCCCTGGAG AATCTACTGACAGATATTGAAATGAAACTGGGGAAAGTGATGAAGCTGGACAATGAGATCCAGGCTTTAGACAGCAGGAAGAAACAGATGGAGGAGGACAACAAGGAGCTGGAGGAAACCATGGAACAG gtttTCCAGGGTTCAGAcgagcagctgcaggagaatTACCAGAACCACCAGAGGACGGTGAAGGACAAGGAGCGCAGGCTGACAGATTGCcagaaggagctggagagagCTGTTCGAGAGTGTCAGAGACTCAACAGGGCGAAGGCTGACCTCCTGGTAGAACAag GTCGTCTACAACTAGAGTCGGAtcgccaaaataaaaacatcaagaaCCGAGACACTCAG GTTCGctctttgtcttcctctctggAGATGGAGGGATACGACAGGCCTCCCTTCACCAGTCTTCAACTTGAAAGCTTTAATCGTCACGTCACACTGAGACTGGATCAGGAGAAAGAGACGGTCAATCAGGTTATG GCGGACCTGCAGGAAaaggagcagcagaagcagcagtcCATTGATGACATGAGAGATAAGAAGACCGGTCTGGAGAGAACAGTGGAGTTGAAGAGAGACAGCCAGGCAAAAAAGCAAAACGAACTGAGGAACGTTCGGACAGAGTTGCAGAGGCTTGAGGGTTCGTCCAGCCGGCTGCAAGAACTGGAGAATGAACTGGCTAAAGTG GAGCGAGAGCTGGAGAGCGTGGTTCAGAGCTCCAACGTGGAGGAGCTGAAGGCCGAGGTCGTGGAGCTCCAGAGAGAGAAGGCTGAACTCGACCGCGTACAGAGACAACTCGACCAAGAGATGGGGAtgctcaacacacacaccaccgcTCGCACGCAGATGGATATGCTGACAAAGGACAAG acagagaaggaggagCAGGTCCGTAAGATCAAGTCTCGTCACAGTGAGGAACTGGTGTCATTGCTGGGCCACTTTCCCAACAAGAGAGAGCTGGAGGACTGGATCTATTCCAAGTCGAAAGAAATCAACAGTACCCGGGACCGACTTGCCAAATTCAA TAAGGACCTGGCATCAAGTGAGCAGAATAAAAGCCACGTCGCTGCTGAGGTACGGAAGAAGGAGCAGCAGTTGGCCAGTGACGAAGAGAAGTTCTTCAACGTGTGTGGCAGTCAAGATCTGGAGCAGGACCTGGGCAAACTGCGGGAAGATCTGGATAAGATCTCCAAACAAAGAG CCATGCTAGCCGGAGCCACAGCAGTGTACACGCAGTTCATCAgccagctgacagaggagagagagcccTGCTGCCCTGTGTGTCAGAGGACGTTCCCTTCAGACTCTGATCTGCAGGAAGTCATCAGCGACATGCAGTCCAAGCTGCGCCTGGTGCCAGACAAGCTGAAGAACACAGAGACGGAtctgaagaggaaggagaggaagagagaggagatgatGGCTCTCAGACCTGTCAG GCAGTCCATTGTGCAGTTTCAGGAAAAGGATTTGCCAGAGTTGAGAAACCGCCTGCAGACTGTGAATAGAGACATCGAGCGGCTGAAGGGAGACGTGGAGGAGCAGGAGACTCTGCTTGGTATCCTCATGTCAGAGGAGGAAACCGCCAAGGCCTGCCTGCAGGACATTTCTCTGATGGACAGATACCTG ATGGACCTTAAAGAGTTGGAGAGGAAAATCGCTCAGCAGTCAACCAAACTCCAGGGAGTAGACCTGACCAGAACCATCCAGCAAGTCAGTCAGGAGAAGCAAGAAACTCAGCACAAGCTAGACACAA CATCCAGCAAGATGGAGCTGAAACGTAAGCTGATCCAGGACCAGCAGGATCAGATTCAGATGCTGAAGAGTTCCGTGAACGAGACGAGGGCAGAGAAACTCCAGCTGAGCAGCGACatgcagaaacagcagcagctggaggagcagtGTGTCGAGTGCACCACGGAAATACAGACCCTAACCCGGGACATCAGG GAAGCCAAGGAGCAGCTGTCCCCTCTGTCCGCCTCTctggagaagctgcagcaggagaagctGGAGCTGGTGGAGCGCAGGAGGCAGAGGCAGGAAGAGGGTCATGAGAAG ATCAATGgcattaaagaaaaagcaaagtCAATCAGCAACTTGGAGAAAGACATCAAGAAATATGTGGAAGACGGCAAAGAGGAATACAAAGTG CAAAAAGACTTTGAGCTTCAAGAAACCAACACTCAGCTCCACGAGGCTGAGAAGCATAAAGAGAAGATCACCAAGGAGATGGGGAACATCCGTCAGGACATAGACACTCAAAAG GTCCAGGAGCGCTGGCTGCAGGACAACCTGACCTTGAGAAAGCGTGTGGAGGAGTTAAAGGAGGTTGTGGCCAAACGTGAGGTTCTTTTGAAAGACATAGGCAACATGCAAGTCCTGCAGCTCCGCCA AGAGCGCCGTGATGCCGATCGCAAGTTGGAAGAGTTGAAGAAGAACCGCAGTATGGCAGTGGGTCGTCAGAAAGGCTTCGAGGAGGAGATACTTCATCACAG AAAAGAGCTGCGAGAAGATCAATATAACAAAGCTGATGAGCGCTACAAAAACAAGATCATCAAAATGAGGACAACAGAGCTGGTCATTAAAGATCTGAATCTCTACTACAAGGCCCTGGACCT AACCATCATGAAATTCCACAGCATGAAGATGGATGAGATCAACAAGATCATCAGAGACCTTTGGCGCAGCACCTACAGGGGCCAAG ACATCGAGTACGTGGAGATCCGCTCTGATGTGGACGGAAACACGTCTGCTGAAGTGCGGCGGAGGGTTTACAACTACAGAGTCGTCATGGTGAAAGGAGAAACCGCTCTGGATATGAGGGGACGCTGCAGTGCCGGTCAGAAg GTGTTGGCATCCCTGATCATCCGTCTAGCTCTGGCAGAGACCTTCTGTCTGAACTGCGGGATCCTGGCCCTGGACGAGCCCACCACCAACTTGGACCGAGACAACATTGAGTCACTGGCACACGCCCTCGTCGa GATCATTAAGAGTCGCTCTCGCCAGCGTAACTTCCAGCTGCTGATCATCACCCACGACGAGGACTTTGTGGAGCTGCTGGGGCGCTCCAGCTACATTGAGCACTTCTACCGAATACGCAAGAACCAGTATCAGAACTCTGAGATCACAA
- the rad50 gene encoding DNA repair protein RAD50 isoform X2, producing MSKIDKMSILGVRSFGIEDKDKQVISFFTPLTVLVGPNGAGKTTIIECLKYATAGDLPPGSKGAAFVHDPKDAHETDVRAQIRLLFSDVNGEKVSIHRSMSCTQKAKNYTFKSLEQVITRIKDGEKVSLSSKCGELDREMISSLGVSKPVLNNVIFCHQEESNWPLSEGKALKDKFDSIFAATKYIKALDTMRLLRLKQTQTVKECQVELRYLKQNKEKAQQIRDTMASKEAQLMASKDNIQKVDGQIDPLENLLTDIEMKLGKVMKLDNEIQALDSRKKQMEEDNKELEETMEQVFQGSDEQLQENYQNHQRTVKDKERRLTDCQKELERAVRECQRLNRAKADLLVEQGRLQLESDRQNKNIKNRDTQVRSLSSSLEMEGYDRPPFTSLQLESFNRHVTLRLDQEKETVNQVMADLQEKEQQKQQSIDDMRDKKTGLERTVELKRDSQAKKQNELRNVRTELQRLEGSSSRLQELENELAKVERELESVVQSSNVEELKAEVVELQREKAELDRVQRQLDQEMGMLNTHTTARTQMDMLTKDKTEKEEQVRKIKSRHSEELVSLLGHFPNKRELEDWIYSKSKEINSTRDRLAKFNKDLASSEQNKSHVAAEVRKKEQQLASDEEKFFNVCGSQDLEQDLGKLREDLDKISKQRAMLAGATAVYTQFISQLTEEREPCCPVCQRTFPSDSDLQEVISDMQSKLRLVPDKLKNTETDLKRKERKREEMMALRPVRQSIVQFQEKDLPELRNRLQTVNRDIERLKGDVEEQETLLGILMSEEETAKACLQDISLMDRYLMDLKELERKIAQQSTKLQGVDLTRTIQQVSQEKQETQHKLDTTSSKMELKRKLIQDQQDQIQMLKSSVNETRAEKLQLSSDMQKQQQLEEQCVECTTEIQTLTRDIREAKEQLSPLSASLEKLQQEKLELVERRRQRQEEGHEKINGIKEKAKSISNLEKDIKKYVEDGKEEYKVQKDFELQETNTQLHEAEKHKEKITKEMGNIRQDIDTQKVQERWLQDNLTLRKRVEELKEVVAKREVLLKDIGNMQVLQLRQERRDADRKLEELKKNRSMAVGRQKGFEEEILHHRKELREDQYNKADERYKNKIIKMRTTELVIKDLNLYYKALDLIYTSLAETLTEDERPV from the exons ATGTCAAAGATAGACAAGATGAGCATCTTAGGGGTGAGGAGTTTTGGGATAGAGGATAAGGACAAACAAGTCATTTCTTTCTTCACTCCACTGACTGTGCTTGTTGGACCCAATGGAGCAGGGAAAACG acTATTATTGAGTGCCTTAAGTATGCAACAGCAGGAGACCTTCCACCTGGATCTAAAGGAGCTGCATTTGTTCATGATCCAAAG GACGCCCATGAGACAGATGTGCGAGCACAGATCCGTCTGTTATTCTCAGACGTCAACGGAGAGAAAGTGAGTATCCATCGCTCCATGTCCTGCACTCAGAAGGCAAAGAACTACACCTTTAAAAGCTTGGAGCAAGTCATTACCCGAATAAA AGATGGTGAGAAGGTGAGCTTGTCATCAAAGTGTGGCGAACTGGATCGGGAGATGATTTCTTCACTGGGAGTGTCAAAGCCTGTGCTGAATAATGTCATCTTTTGTCACCAAGAAGAGTCCAACTGGCCTCTTTCCGAGGGCAAAGCACTCAAAGACAAGTTTGACTCCATCTTCGCTGCAACCAA GTACATCAAAGCTCTGGATACAATGCGTCTGTTGCGTCTAAAACAAACTCAGACAGTGAAGGAGTGTCAGGTGGAGCTGCGCTACCTGAAGCAGAACAAGGAGAAAGCCCAGCAGATAAGAGACACCATGGCTTCCAAAGAGGCACAGCTGATGGCCTCTAAAGACAACATCCAGAAAGTAGATGGCCAGATTGATCCCCTGGAG AATCTACTGACAGATATTGAAATGAAACTGGGGAAAGTGATGAAGCTGGACAATGAGATCCAGGCTTTAGACAGCAGGAAGAAACAGATGGAGGAGGACAACAAGGAGCTGGAGGAAACCATGGAACAG gtttTCCAGGGTTCAGAcgagcagctgcaggagaatTACCAGAACCACCAGAGGACGGTGAAGGACAAGGAGCGCAGGCTGACAGATTGCcagaaggagctggagagagCTGTTCGAGAGTGTCAGAGACTCAACAGGGCGAAGGCTGACCTCCTGGTAGAACAag GTCGTCTACAACTAGAGTCGGAtcgccaaaataaaaacatcaagaaCCGAGACACTCAG GTTCGctctttgtcttcctctctggAGATGGAGGGATACGACAGGCCTCCCTTCACCAGTCTTCAACTTGAAAGCTTTAATCGTCACGTCACACTGAGACTGGATCAGGAGAAAGAGACGGTCAATCAGGTTATG GCGGACCTGCAGGAAaaggagcagcagaagcagcagtcCATTGATGACATGAGAGATAAGAAGACCGGTCTGGAGAGAACAGTGGAGTTGAAGAGAGACAGCCAGGCAAAAAAGCAAAACGAACTGAGGAACGTTCGGACAGAGTTGCAGAGGCTTGAGGGTTCGTCCAGCCGGCTGCAAGAACTGGAGAATGAACTGGCTAAAGTG GAGCGAGAGCTGGAGAGCGTGGTTCAGAGCTCCAACGTGGAGGAGCTGAAGGCCGAGGTCGTGGAGCTCCAGAGAGAGAAGGCTGAACTCGACCGCGTACAGAGACAACTCGACCAAGAGATGGGGAtgctcaacacacacaccaccgcTCGCACGCAGATGGATATGCTGACAAAGGACAAG acagagaaggaggagCAGGTCCGTAAGATCAAGTCTCGTCACAGTGAGGAACTGGTGTCATTGCTGGGCCACTTTCCCAACAAGAGAGAGCTGGAGGACTGGATCTATTCCAAGTCGAAAGAAATCAACAGTACCCGGGACCGACTTGCCAAATTCAA TAAGGACCTGGCATCAAGTGAGCAGAATAAAAGCCACGTCGCTGCTGAGGTACGGAAGAAGGAGCAGCAGTTGGCCAGTGACGAAGAGAAGTTCTTCAACGTGTGTGGCAGTCAAGATCTGGAGCAGGACCTGGGCAAACTGCGGGAAGATCTGGATAAGATCTCCAAACAAAGAG CCATGCTAGCCGGAGCCACAGCAGTGTACACGCAGTTCATCAgccagctgacagaggagagagagcccTGCTGCCCTGTGTGTCAGAGGACGTTCCCTTCAGACTCTGATCTGCAGGAAGTCATCAGCGACATGCAGTCCAAGCTGCGCCTGGTGCCAGACAAGCTGAAGAACACAGAGACGGAtctgaagaggaaggagaggaagagagaggagatgatGGCTCTCAGACCTGTCAG GCAGTCCATTGTGCAGTTTCAGGAAAAGGATTTGCCAGAGTTGAGAAACCGCCTGCAGACTGTGAATAGAGACATCGAGCGGCTGAAGGGAGACGTGGAGGAGCAGGAGACTCTGCTTGGTATCCTCATGTCAGAGGAGGAAACCGCCAAGGCCTGCCTGCAGGACATTTCTCTGATGGACAGATACCTG ATGGACCTTAAAGAGTTGGAGAGGAAAATCGCTCAGCAGTCAACCAAACTCCAGGGAGTAGACCTGACCAGAACCATCCAGCAAGTCAGTCAGGAGAAGCAAGAAACTCAGCACAAGCTAGACACAA CATCCAGCAAGATGGAGCTGAAACGTAAGCTGATCCAGGACCAGCAGGATCAGATTCAGATGCTGAAGAGTTCCGTGAACGAGACGAGGGCAGAGAAACTCCAGCTGAGCAGCGACatgcagaaacagcagcagctggaggagcagtGTGTCGAGTGCACCACGGAAATACAGACCCTAACCCGGGACATCAGG GAAGCCAAGGAGCAGCTGTCCCCTCTGTCCGCCTCTctggagaagctgcagcaggagaagctGGAGCTGGTGGAGCGCAGGAGGCAGAGGCAGGAAGAGGGTCATGAGAAG ATCAATGgcattaaagaaaaagcaaagtCAATCAGCAACTTGGAGAAAGACATCAAGAAATATGTGGAAGACGGCAAAGAGGAATACAAAGTG CAAAAAGACTTTGAGCTTCAAGAAACCAACACTCAGCTCCACGAGGCTGAGAAGCATAAAGAGAAGATCACCAAGGAGATGGGGAACATCCGTCAGGACATAGACACTCAAAAG GTCCAGGAGCGCTGGCTGCAGGACAACCTGACCTTGAGAAAGCGTGTGGAGGAGTTAAAGGAGGTTGTGGCCAAACGTGAGGTTCTTTTGAAAGACATAGGCAACATGCAAGTCCTGCAGCTCCGCCA AGAGCGCCGTGATGCCGATCGCAAGTTGGAAGAGTTGAAGAAGAACCGCAGTATGGCAGTGGGTCGTCAGAAAGGCTTCGAGGAGGAGATACTTCATCACAG AAAAGAGCTGCGAGAAGATCAATATAACAAAGCTGATGAGCGCTACAAAAACAAGATCATCAAAATGAGGACAACAGAGCTGGTCATTAAAGATCTGAATCTCTACTACAAGGCCCTGGACCT CATATATACGAGTCTGGCAGAAACACTAACTGAGGATGAAAGGCCAGTGTGA